A single genomic interval of Alcaligenes sp. SDU_A2 harbors:
- a CDS encoding LysR family transcriptional regulator gives MDSNPIRKERFKGFKPGSLMALRYFEQAAQLESFSLAANRFNLTHGAVSRAIRGLEEELGLSLFERRNRRVFLTQAGRRLQKAVQQGLGLIDQAGRDIIRDEQALPLVLSCEPTLLMRWLLPRWPDFQRRYPSDQVLLVAGGGAFSFTSGIDLALRRQDFECPDHAYISDLFDEEIGLVCSPEKVQTYFEQQGGQWRLRAQAPRLATQSRLHAWDDWFTLTGQKAGSGPQQIFEHFYFSLQAAAAGHGVAIGPRHLVKDDLRTGLLVAPAGFIADGSRYSLLTSQEFLPDSREARLLDWLREQLVEHRGG, from the coding sequence ATGGATTCGAACCCGATACGCAAAGAACGCTTCAAGGGCTTTAAGCCCGGTTCATTAATGGCTTTACGCTATTTTGAGCAGGCCGCCCAACTGGAAAGTTTCAGCCTGGCGGCCAATCGCTTCAATCTGACGCACGGTGCCGTCAGCCGGGCCATACGTGGGCTGGAGGAAGAACTGGGCCTGAGCCTGTTCGAGCGGCGCAACCGTCGTGTGTTTTTGACCCAGGCCGGGCGCAGATTGCAAAAAGCAGTTCAGCAAGGGCTGGGCCTGATCGACCAGGCCGGCCGCGATATTATCCGCGACGAGCAGGCCCTGCCGCTTGTGTTGTCGTGCGAACCGACTTTGCTGATGCGCTGGTTGCTGCCGCGCTGGCCCGATTTTCAGCGCCGTTACCCTAGCGATCAAGTTCTACTGGTCGCCGGTGGTGGCGCATTCAGCTTTACCAGCGGGATTGATCTGGCCTTGCGACGCCAGGACTTCGAGTGCCCGGATCATGCTTACATCAGCGATTTGTTTGATGAGGAAATCGGGCTGGTCTGCAGCCCGGAGAAAGTCCAGACGTACTTTGAGCAGCAGGGTGGACAGTGGCGTTTGCGTGCGCAGGCACCGCGCCTGGCGACACAGAGCCGCCTGCATGCCTGGGACGACTGGTTCACCCTGACCGGACAGAAGGCCGGTAGCGGTCCGCAGCAGATTTTCGAGCATTTTTATTTCAGCCTGCAGGCGGCGGCGGCCGGGCATGGCGTGGCCATCGGACCAAGGCATCTGGTCAAGGACGATTTGCGCACCGGTCTGTTGGTGGCCCCGGCAGGTTTCATTGCCGACGGGTCGCGTTACAGCCTGCTGACCTCGCAAGAGTTTCTGCCTGACAGCCGCGAAGCGCGCCTGTTGGATTGGCTGCGCGAACAACTGGTCGAGCACAGGGGCGGGTAA
- a CDS encoding pirin family protein, with translation MIERRPFAELGGANHGWLDAKHHFSFANYYDPHRMEWGALRVWNDDTIAAGTGFPPHGHADMEIITYVREGAITHQDSLGNQGRTEAGDVQVMSAGSGIRHSEYNMEPVTTRIFQIWIQPDRRGEAPSWGSKPFPKGNHSGQFIALASGFEHDHDALPIRTQARVLGATLKTGQTATLALPEGHLAYLVPARGRVSVNGVELDARDGAAIRDERSLSVTALDDAELVLVQTAR, from the coding sequence ATGATCGAACGCAGACCCTTTGCCGAGCTGGGCGGTGCCAACCACGGCTGGCTGGACGCCAAACATCATTTTTCTTTTGCCAACTACTACGACCCACACCGCATGGAATGGGGCGCGCTGCGCGTCTGGAACGACGACACCATTGCCGCCGGAACCGGCTTCCCGCCCCACGGCCACGCGGACATGGAGATCATCACCTACGTGCGCGAAGGAGCCATTACCCACCAGGACAGCCTGGGCAACCAAGGTCGCACCGAAGCAGGCGATGTGCAGGTCATGAGCGCCGGCAGCGGCATACGCCACTCTGAATACAATATGGAGCCCGTTACCACGCGGATCTTCCAGATCTGGATTCAGCCCGACCGCCGTGGCGAAGCGCCGTCCTGGGGGTCCAAGCCTTTTCCGAAAGGAAACCACAGCGGCCAGTTCATCGCTCTGGCCAGCGGCTTTGAGCACGACCACGACGCCCTGCCCATCCGCACGCAGGCACGCGTGCTGGGCGCAACACTGAAAACCGGCCAGACCGCAACACTGGCACTACCCGAAGGCCACCTGGCCTATCTGGTACCCGCCCGTGGCCGGGTCAGCGTCAACGGCGTGGAATTGGACGCCCGCGACGGTGCCGCCATCCGTGACGAACGCTCGCTCAGCGTCACGGCGCTGGACGATGCCGAGCTTGTGCTGGTACAGACCGCGCGCTGA
- a CDS encoding phosphate acetyltransferase, giving the protein MIRQAGQDPVPCVADSDPASRHYLRLIELARQEPRRVCVVAHPCDDVSLGAALQARDQGLFDIVLVGPQARLQAVAAEQGFSLDGITLIDTPHSHASAETAVCEVLAGRAQLLMKGSLHTDELIHAVLCTQGKGLRTGRRLSHVFIMDVPRYPYPLFITDAAINIFPDLATKADIVQNAIDLHHGLGLGEPRVALLSAVEQVTEKIPSTLEAAALCKMADRGQITGGVLDGPLALDNAISPEAARIKGIVSPVAGQAQIVVTPDLESGNMLAKNLTFLSGAQAAGIVMGARVPIILTSRADSAQTRLASCAVAGIYAGHLARRTAAEARA; this is encoded by the coding sequence ATGATTCGCCAAGCTGGTCAGGACCCTGTGCCTTGCGTTGCCGACAGTGACCCGGCGTCCCGTCATTATCTTCGTCTGATCGAGCTGGCCCGGCAGGAGCCGCGCCGCGTCTGCGTGGTTGCCCATCCCTGCGACGATGTGTCCCTGGGCGCAGCCTTGCAGGCACGGGATCAGGGGCTGTTCGACATTGTGCTGGTCGGGCCGCAAGCCCGTTTGCAGGCGGTGGCGGCCGAACAAGGCTTCAGTCTGGACGGCATTACCCTGATCGATACGCCGCACAGCCATGCGTCGGCTGAAACGGCGGTGTGCGAAGTGCTGGCCGGTCGTGCCCAATTGCTGATGAAGGGCAGTCTGCATACCGACGAATTGATTCATGCCGTGTTGTGTACCCAGGGCAAGGGCCTGCGCACGGGGCGGCGGCTGAGCCACGTCTTTATCATGGATGTGCCACGCTATCCGTATCCGCTTTTTATTACGGATGCGGCCATCAATATTTTTCCTGACCTGGCCACCAAGGCCGATATTGTTCAGAACGCCATCGATCTGCACCACGGTCTGGGGCTGGGGGAGCCGCGCGTGGCTTTGTTGTCGGCGGTGGAACAAGTCACCGAGAAGATTCCGTCCACGTTGGAGGCGGCGGCTTTATGCAAAATGGCTGATCGAGGGCAAATTACCGGCGGCGTGCTGGATGGCCCGCTGGCGCTGGACAATGCCATCAGCCCCGAGGCGGCCCGCATCAAGGGCATTGTGTCGCCGGTGGCCGGGCAGGCGCAGATTGTGGTTACCCCGGATCTGGAGTCCGGCAATATGCTGGCCAAGAACCTGACTTTTTTGTCGGGGGCGCAGGCCGCCGGCATCGTGATGGGCGCGCGCGTGCCCATTATTCTGACCAGTCGGGCCGACAGTGCGCAGACGCGTCTGGCATCGTGCGCCGTGGCGGGTATTTACGCCGGGCATCTGGCACGCCGCACGGCGGCGGAGGCCAGGGCATGA
- a CDS encoding LysR family transcriptional regulator, whose amino-acid sequence MNNLPDLQAWAIFATVAETGSFAQAAQALGVSQPTVSKAIARLEKQLQVSLFHRTSRRLSLTATGQASLEHAQAVLAAGQAAQALACEQVTQLQGRIKVAAPMSFGISHLAPVLPAFMQAHPGVLLDVHLDDAQADIVEQGFDVALRISSLADSSLLARSLCGVRLLLVAAPIYLERYGRPRHPSDLAAHRSLRYAYERGGSAWHFQRDEQRFAQDVPCALQVNNAEALMPSLLAGLGLALQPEFLVWEALRLGQLETVLPDWPIAPIALHIVTPPGRSRPARVQALIEYLVLQFERAPWASAVPE is encoded by the coding sequence ATGAATAATCTGCCCGATCTTCAAGCGTGGGCCATATTTGCCACAGTGGCGGAAACTGGGTCATTCGCTCAGGCTGCCCAGGCGCTGGGCGTGTCTCAGCCCACGGTTTCCAAAGCGATTGCCCGACTGGAAAAACAGTTGCAGGTTTCGCTGTTCCATCGCACTTCCCGTCGTTTGTCTTTGACGGCGACCGGGCAGGCCAGTCTGGAGCATGCCCAGGCTGTCTTGGCGGCGGGACAGGCCGCCCAGGCCTTGGCATGTGAGCAGGTGACGCAATTGCAGGGGCGTATCAAGGTGGCGGCACCCATGTCGTTCGGCATCTCGCATCTGGCTCCGGTGTTGCCGGCTTTTATGCAGGCGCATCCGGGCGTGTTGCTGGATGTGCACCTGGATGATGCCCAGGCAGACATTGTTGAGCAGGGGTTTGATGTGGCTTTGCGCATTTCGTCTCTGGCCGATTCCAGTTTGCTGGCGCGCAGCCTATGCGGCGTGCGGCTATTGCTGGTGGCTGCGCCGATCTATCTGGAGCGGTATGGACGGCCTCGGCATCCGAGCGATCTGGCCGCGCACCGCAGTCTGCGTTATGCCTACGAGCGCGGCGGCAGCGCCTGGCATTTCCAGCGTGACGAACAGCGTTTTGCCCAGGATGTGCCTTGTGCTTTGCAAGTGAACAATGCCGAGGCATTGATGCCGTCCTTGTTGGCGGGACTGGGCCTGGCATTGCAACCCGAGTTTCTGGTGTGGGAGGCGTTGCGGCTGGGGCAACTGGAGACGGTTTTGCCGGATTGGCCGATTGCGCCGATTGCGCTGCATATCGTGACGCCTCCGGGCCGGTCCAGACCCGCGCGGGTGCAGGCACTGATTGAGTATCTGGTTTTGCAGTTTGAACGCGCTCCCTGGGCCAGTGCGGTGCCGGAGTGA
- a CDS encoding nuclear transport factor 2 family protein, which produces MESRPPLPPFSLETARQKVRAAEDAWNSRDPFRVAQAYTEDTRWRNRSDFPRGRAQVQAFLQGKWQKEREYRLIKEIWAWHGNRIAVRFAYEWQDAQGQWWRSYGNENWEFDAQGYMAVRHASINDLAIDASERKFHWPLGRRPDDHPGLTELGL; this is translated from the coding sequence ATGGAAAGCCGCCCCCCATTGCCGCCGTTCAGTCTGGAGACGGCTCGGCAGAAGGTTCGTGCCGCGGAGGATGCCTGGAACAGTCGTGATCCATTTCGGGTCGCCCAAGCCTATACGGAAGATACGCGTTGGCGTAACCGCAGCGATTTTCCGCGCGGACGGGCGCAAGTGCAGGCCTTTTTGCAGGGGAAATGGCAAAAAGAGCGGGAATACCGCCTGATCAAAGAGATCTGGGCCTGGCATGGCAACCGCATCGCGGTGCGTTTTGCCTACGAATGGCAGGACGCGCAGGGACAGTGGTGGCGCAGTTATGGCAACGAGAACTGGGAATTCGACGCGCAAGGCTACATGGCAGTGCGTCATGCCAGCATCAACGATCTGGCCATTGATGCGTCCGAGCGCAAGTTTCACTGGCCACTGGGCCGTCGTCCCGACGATCATCCGGGCTTGACGGAGCTGGGGCTGTAG
- a CDS encoding GGDEF domain-containing protein has translation MISSPSQYFVLIVPACSALLGIVMLTCWTRLRSHRYLLWISTGYLVTALPLSMHSLLDNTELARWSVPLSALYMGGVMSMAHGVALRFDSRISFALGGLILAATLGILYYFSHVVDNLWVRMYCLNAGLAFIIALPAKAVLFGRKPRIPLASILRGSYIVVLAYAIARVFALAALIPHDPQIELTRSGFWLLMLAVNMFISIWLALTILASTAMSIVQVLDNERSHDPLTRLLNRRAFFEQAPRHLRKLGSPGWAVLVCDIDHFKAINDTWGHATGDQALQAVGELLLRQARQDDLVARFGGEEFVLLIRCADLLTARQTAERLRASLADLYIDGLSTPLTASFGLALLPPDGDLDKAIHQADTLLYQAKHAGRNQVAWARD, from the coding sequence GTGATCTCCTCGCCCAGCCAGTACTTCGTTCTGATCGTTCCCGCCTGTTCAGCATTGCTGGGCATTGTCATGCTCACATGCTGGACCCGGCTGCGTTCGCATCGCTACCTGCTCTGGATTTCCACAGGCTATCTGGTCACGGCGCTGCCCTTGAGCATGCACAGCCTGTTAGACAATACCGAGCTGGCGCGCTGGTCCGTTCCCTTATCGGCACTTTATATGGGCGGCGTCATGAGCATGGCGCACGGCGTAGCCCTGCGCTTTGACAGCCGCATATCCTTTGCGCTGGGCGGCCTGATCCTGGCCGCAACCCTGGGCATCCTGTATTACTTTTCCCATGTGGTCGACAATCTGTGGGTACGCATGTATTGCCTGAACGCCGGCCTGGCATTCATCATCGCATTGCCCGCAAAGGCCGTGTTGTTCGGGCGCAAGCCCCGCATTCCGTTGGCGTCGATTTTGCGGGGCTCGTATATTGTCGTGCTGGCGTACGCGATTGCACGCGTCTTTGCGCTGGCAGCGCTGATTCCCCACGACCCACAGATCGAGCTGACCCGTTCGGGCTTCTGGTTGTTGATGCTGGCCGTCAATATGTTCATCAGCATCTGGCTGGCTCTGACCATCCTGGCCAGCACGGCCATGTCCATCGTGCAAGTCCTGGACAACGAGCGCAGCCACGACCCGCTGACGCGCCTGCTAAACCGTCGCGCCTTTTTTGAACAAGCCCCCCGGCATCTGCGTAAATTGGGCTCCCCAGGCTGGGCCGTGCTGGTGTGCGACATCGATCACTTCAAAGCCATCAACGACACCTGGGGGCACGCCACCGGCGACCAGGCCCTGCAGGCCGTGGGCGAACTGCTGCTGCGCCAGGCGCGCCAGGACGACCTGGTTGCCCGTTTTGGCGGCGAAGAGTTTGTTCTGCTGATACGCTGCGCCGACCTGCTGACGGCCCGCCAAACCGCCGAACGCCTACGCGCCAGCCTGGCCGATCTGTACATCGACGGTCTGAGCACACCGCTGACAGCCAGCTTCGGCCTGGCACTGCTGCCGCCGGATGGCGATCTGGACAAGGCCATCCATCAGGCCGATACCCTGCTCTATCAGGCCAAACACGCCGGACGCAATCAGGTGGCGTGGGCCCGGGACTGA
- a CDS encoding acetate/propionate family kinase, protein MSDLILVVNAGSSSLKFHMYAVDQNEQLVFDYGGQVSGIGGDAPAFKVADAQGQLLERRTLAAAQAPDLHGAQALVTDWLLERLDREPIAVGHRIVHGGPRYGRSLPLTPQVLEYLDSLSPLAPLHQQNNLAPVRVIFERWPEIFQVACLDTAFHQGHAPYVQRFALPEHLYGQGVRRYGFHGLSYHYIAQHLQQHWPQQAQGRVLVAHLGSGASACALHQGRSVETTMGFTALDGVPMGTRPGRLDAGVVLWMMEQGMDHDAIQSLLYTESGLKGLSGISADMRVLEQSDDPRATLAIDYFCYRAAECLAGLCVSLQGLDTLVFTAGIGEHSPAARAGIARHLAWLGVEIDPARNQAGQTVISTDASAVKVLVIPTNEERVIAEQSLALVRSVPVQ, encoded by the coding sequence ATGAGCGATCTGATTCTGGTGGTCAATGCAGGCAGCTCCAGCCTGAAGTTCCACATGTATGCGGTGGACCAGAACGAGCAACTGGTTTTTGACTATGGTGGGCAAGTCTCCGGCATAGGCGGGGATGCGCCGGCTTTCAAGGTGGCGGATGCGCAAGGTCAGCTTTTGGAGCGCCGGACGCTGGCGGCCGCTCAGGCACCGGATCTGCATGGCGCGCAGGCACTGGTGACCGATTGGTTGCTGGAACGACTGGATCGCGAACCCATCGCCGTCGGGCACCGTATCGTGCATGGCGGGCCGCGCTACGGCCGCAGTCTGCCGCTGACCCCGCAGGTGCTGGAGTATCTGGACAGCCTTTCGCCATTGGCACCGTTGCATCAGCAGAATAATCTGGCACCGGTGCGTGTCATTTTCGAGCGCTGGCCGGAAATCTTCCAGGTGGCGTGTCTGGACACGGCCTTTCATCAGGGACATGCGCCGTATGTGCAGCGTTTTGCCTTGCCCGAGCATCTGTACGGGCAAGGCGTGCGCCGCTATGGTTTCCATGGCCTGTCCTACCACTATATTGCCCAGCACTTGCAGCAGCACTGGCCGCAGCAGGCCCAAGGGCGGGTGCTGGTGGCGCATCTGGGTTCGGGGGCGTCGGCCTGCGCCTTGCACCAAGGCCGCAGTGTGGAGACGACAATGGGCTTTACGGCATTGGACGGCGTTCCTATGGGTACCCGTCCCGGCAGGCTCGATGCCGGCGTGGTGTTGTGGATGATGGAGCAGGGCATGGATCACGATGCCATTCAGTCGCTGCTCTATACCGAGTCCGGCTTGAAAGGGCTGTCGGGCATCAGCGCCGACATGCGGGTGCTGGAGCAGTCGGACGACCCGCGCGCGACCCTGGCCATTGACTACTTCTGCTATCGCGCCGCCGAGTGCCTGGCCGGGCTATGCGTATCCTTGCAGGGGCTGGATACACTGGTGTTTACCGCCGGCATAGGGGAGCACAGTCCCGCGGCGCGGGCCGGCATTGCACGGCATCTGGCCTGGCTGGGCGTGGAAATTGATCCGGCCCGCAACCAAGCGGGTCAGACCGTGATTTCCACCGATGCCAGCGCGGTCAAGGTGCTGGTCATACCGACTAACGAGGAACGCGTCATTGCCGAACAGTCCCTGGCCCTGGTGCGTTCCGTGCCGGTTCAGTAG
- the iaaH gene encoding indoleacetamide hydrolase, translating to MTLTESTATELLAGLQQGQFSALELADALLTQSEKMVTLGGLAHLDPALFRQQAAESDQRRARGQAGLLEGIPLALKDNLNTADMPTTSGTGALQHRIPPRDAQIVTRLRHAGAVLPAKAVMHELAFGITTNNATTGPARNPYDPSRIPGGSSGGTATVVAARQFPAGIGTDTGASVRLPAALCGLYGFRPTVGRYPGQGIVPLSHTRDTPGPMTRSLADILLLDAVMAARPAAPATPAPALNEMRLGVPRTTFWKNLDSGTAILCEQMLERLQNAGVTLVNVDLNPVLEINSKVGMPIVLYEAIHELPVYLQENGYDIGLDELMQGINSPDVKAIFESITGAHAIPKAVYQEALNVHRPALQRAYADLLAQSHLDGLIFPTSPLTARPIGQDETVSLNGRQVATFPTYIAHTDLGSNLGAPGISLPIGLAEGLPVGLEIEAAIGADDHLLALCRALDPLLPPTAAPRL from the coding sequence ATGACACTGACGGAATCGACCGCCACCGAACTGCTGGCCGGCCTGCAGCAAGGCCAGTTCAGCGCCCTTGAACTGGCCGATGCGCTGCTGACCCAATCCGAAAAAATGGTCACCCTGGGCGGACTGGCCCATCTGGACCCCGCTCTATTCAGACAACAAGCGGCAGAATCGGACCAGCGCCGCGCGCGCGGTCAGGCAGGGCTGCTGGAGGGCATCCCTCTGGCCCTGAAAGACAATCTGAACACGGCCGACATGCCCACCACGTCGGGCACAGGAGCCTTGCAGCACCGCATCCCACCCCGTGATGCCCAGATTGTGACCCGCCTGCGCCATGCCGGTGCCGTCCTGCCCGCCAAAGCCGTCATGCACGAACTGGCCTTTGGCATCACCACCAACAACGCCACCACCGGCCCGGCCCGCAATCCCTACGACCCCAGCCGCATCCCCGGCGGCTCGTCCGGCGGCACCGCCACCGTGGTCGCGGCCCGGCAATTTCCGGCCGGCATAGGCACGGACACAGGCGCATCGGTGCGTCTGCCCGCCGCCCTGTGCGGGCTATACGGCTTTCGCCCCACCGTGGGCCGCTATCCCGGCCAAGGTATCGTGCCCCTGTCCCATACCCGCGACACGCCCGGTCCCATGACGCGCAGTCTGGCCGACATACTGCTGCTGGATGCGGTCATGGCCGCACGGCCCGCCGCCCCCGCTACGCCTGCGCCGGCGCTGAACGAAATGCGCCTGGGCGTGCCCCGCACGACTTTCTGGAAGAATCTGGACAGCGGTACCGCCATCCTGTGCGAACAGATGCTGGAGCGTTTGCAAAACGCCGGCGTCACCTTGGTGAACGTGGATCTGAACCCCGTGCTGGAGATCAATAGTAAAGTCGGCATGCCCATTGTGCTGTACGAGGCCATACACGAACTGCCCGTCTACCTACAGGAAAACGGCTACGACATCGGTCTGGACGAACTGATGCAAGGCATCAACAGCCCCGATGTCAAAGCCATCTTCGAGTCCATTACCGGCGCGCACGCCATCCCCAAAGCGGTCTACCAGGAAGCGTTGAACGTACACCGCCCCGCCCTGCAGCGCGCCTACGCCGATCTACTGGCCCAATCGCACCTGGACGGACTGATTTTCCCGACCAGTCCGCTGACGGCACGCCCCATAGGCCAAGACGAAACAGTGAGCTTGAACGGCAGGCAGGTGGCCACCTTCCCAACCTACATTGCCCACACCGACCTAGGTTCGAACTTGGGCGCACCCGGCATCTCCTTGCCCATCGGCCTGGCAGAAGGCTTGCCGGTAGGACTGGAAATCGAAGCCGCCATCGGCGCGGACGATCACCTGCTGGCGCTGTGCCGCGCTTTGGACCCCTTGCTGCCTCCTACGGCGGCTCCCCGGCTGTAA
- a CDS encoding helix-turn-helix transcriptional regulator has product MIRDVTRQELAQFAGLVARLEASDEGCDVRGMVLPAVVGLLRADFGASFVWSAQAGRFLAPRAVNMSADNIDRYDAHFCRIDPISQALRQRRRASFVAEVMPQSELERTEFFHDFLARDGLHHGINIYVFDGLRDLGDFRIWRARGRPPFEQRDKDVLDVLEPYVRRALLREQEQRPVLTAREQDVAALLARGMTDREIGALLGIGFATVRTHLGRLLSKFDCANRVELAARLARRRLNS; this is encoded by the coding sequence ATGATTCGCGATGTGACCCGTCAAGAGCTGGCTCAGTTTGCCGGGCTGGTGGCGCGTTTGGAGGCGAGCGACGAGGGCTGCGATGTGCGCGGCATGGTCTTGCCGGCGGTTGTGGGGTTATTGCGTGCGGATTTTGGGGCATCCTTTGTGTGGAGTGCGCAGGCCGGGCGGTTTCTGGCTCCGCGCGCGGTCAATATGAGCGCGGACAATATCGATCGTTATGACGCGCATTTTTGCCGGATCGACCCTATTTCCCAGGCTTTGCGTCAGCGGCGGCGCGCGAGTTTTGTGGCCGAGGTCATGCCACAGTCCGAGCTGGAGCGCACGGAGTTCTTCCACGATTTTCTGGCGCGGGATGGTTTGCACCACGGCATCAATATTTATGTGTTTGACGGTCTGCGGGATCTGGGCGATTTTCGTATCTGGCGCGCGCGCGGCAGGCCGCCGTTCGAGCAGCGCGACAAGGATGTGCTCGATGTGCTGGAGCCGTATGTGCGGCGCGCCTTGCTGCGCGAGCAGGAACAGCGCCCGGTGTTGACCGCGCGCGAACAGGATGTGGCGGCGCTGCTTGCCCGGGGCATGACGGACCGCGAAATTGGGGCGTTGCTGGGTATTGGCTTTGCGACGGTGCGCACCCATCTGGGGCGCTTGTTGAGCAAGTTCGATTGCGCCAATCGGGTGGAGCTGGCGGCGCGTTTGGCGCGCCGCCGTTTAAATAGTTAG
- a CDS encoding MgtC/SapB family protein yields the protein MESIGAQLWGTVLSEFSDIPNVGEVLRIILRLSLAMLLGALLGWERERSGKDAGLRTHMLVALGAALFVLVPAQGGMEIGDMSRVLQGVIQGIGFLGAGAILKSSNEQEVRGLTTAAGIWLTAAIGVAAGMGREATAVLSAVFAWFVLAGLRRWERKLEQAKR from the coding sequence ATGGAATCCATTGGGGCGCAATTGTGGGGGACAGTGCTGTCCGAGTTCAGCGACATTCCTAATGTCGGCGAGGTTCTGCGCATCATTTTGCGCCTGAGCCTGGCGATGCTGCTGGGGGCGTTGTTGGGGTGGGAGCGCGAGCGCAGTGGCAAGGACGCAGGGTTGCGCACGCATATGCTGGTGGCCTTGGGAGCGGCGTTGTTTGTGCTGGTGCCGGCTCAGGGAGGAATGGAGATCGGCGACATGAGCCGTGTGCTTCAAGGTGTTATTCAGGGCATCGGTTTTTTGGGGGCCGGTGCGATTCTGAAATCCAGCAATGAACAGGAAGTGCGTGGTCTGACGACTGCAGCGGGTATCTGGCTGACCGCCGCCATCGGTGTGGCGGCCGGCATGGGGCGCGAAGCAACGGCCGTGCTCAGTGCGGTGTTTGCTTGGTTTGTGCTGGCGGGGCTGCGTCGTTGGGAGCGCAAGCTCGAGCAAGCAAAACGCTAA
- a CDS encoding TetR/AcrR family transcriptional regulator produces MPELAPVPLDSLPPRERILRTAHDLFYAQGTHAVGVDLIIARSRVSKVTFYRQFPSKHALILAYLTLRHEVWMDWFDQRLTQARHGQLAADRLADTLLEWFTEHHYRGCAFINSACESAPLQADIQALVQQHKRAMTERIARLVGPEQAGVADMLGLLVDGAIVHAQFEANPAQTAHTLRRALSVLLARACAPNDAAPPAQTKQTPH; encoded by the coding sequence ATGCCTGAACTTGCTCCCGTCCCTTTGGACAGCCTGCCCCCCCGTGAACGCATTCTGCGCACCGCCCACGATCTGTTCTATGCCCAAGGCACGCATGCCGTCGGCGTGGATCTGATCATCGCCCGGTCGCGCGTCAGCAAGGTCACGTTCTACCGCCAGTTTCCGAGCAAGCACGCCCTGATCCTGGCATACCTGACGCTACGCCACGAAGTCTGGATGGATTGGTTCGACCAACGCCTGACACAGGCCCGCCACGGACAGTTAGCGGCCGATAGGCTGGCGGACACCTTGCTGGAATGGTTCACGGAACATCATTACCGGGGCTGCGCGTTTATCAACAGCGCCTGTGAATCTGCTCCCCTGCAAGCAGATATCCAGGCATTGGTGCAACAACACAAACGGGCCATGACAGAGCGCATCGCCCGCTTGGTCGGGCCAGAACAAGCGGGGGTGGCCGACATGCTTGGCCTGCTAGTGGATGGTGCCATCGTACACGCCCAATTCGAGGCCAACCCAGCGCAAACAGCACATACGCTGCGCCGCGCCCTTAGCGTTTTGCTTGCTCGAGCTTGCGCTCCCAACGACGCAGCCCCGCCAGCACAAACCAAGCAAACACCGCACTGA